The Lathyrus oleraceus cultivar Zhongwan6 chromosome 5, CAAS_Psat_ZW6_1.0, whole genome shotgun sequence genome includes the window AGTACAGAGATATTAAAGACCAAGATATTGTATGGAGATGtatttttaaatttcaaaaatatatttttaaatattttttaggTAAAATAGAGACGTCTTATCTGCAACGTGTAGTTGTGTGATTTTAGGTCCGTTCTGAGAAGTATTTCCGAAATTTAAAGGATATTTTTACATGTTTATAAGATGTTTTTATCTTATAAGATACTGTTAGAAATTCCCtaaattttttagaattttaTGATATTATACAAGTGAAGAAGCataaaattattttaattgaCAAGTTTTAATAATTCAAAAAAAGACCAAAGTAATAGTAATAATTAAATAAGTGTCACGTATCATATCATAAAGATCCTAGTAATATTCCATATTCTTGCCAGAGCATATATCAGATAAAGCATAATGCAATTGCTTGTAAAATTCACATGTTCCTTCTCTTTTCTCTTCCAAGTTCTAGCTAAACTACTTCTATTGAAAACATGGATTGATTTGATCATTTGATGACCCTTTCCAATACTCTTACTGTTAAAGGTAAATTGTTCATCAATTTTATTGTTTTATGTACTGTTTTGTTCTTCCAAGTTTCAAGTTCATCACAATTCACACCCCTTTTGCCTCTCTTTTTTTCATGTGTTATACTTGCTGATTTTTGTTTTTGATGCTAAACTTTATGTGtaattcaaattaaaatatgTTGCGTTTTGTTTCATGTTATGTGACCAAAAGGTCACGGTTGAAGTTACCATGTTAATTACAAGGCAAGAAACTTTATATTTAAATCAAAGTGGAGGTATCTTTCTTCTTTGCCATTATATGTGTTTAGTTTTGTGGGAGACAATGGAATGGTTTTTCTTGCCTTTGATATCAAGAGATATTTCTTTCTCCTTTATGTCTGATGAATTAAGAAAAAGTCATCTTCTCATCATTCCCTTCAATTCAATTTGTCTCACATTCTAAGGATACTATTAAGACCTCTGAGAATTATATTATAGGGTAGTATATGTTTATAAGTGAAATACAATTTTCATTTTATAAATCGGTTTTATAGGATTGAGTTAGTCTCACTCACAATTTTTAAAATGATATCAGAGTCTATTCAAGATCTATTGGACTACCTACTAGACCGCTACCAGGTTGTTTCCAATATCAGTTCACCTGTCTTGAGGTTTCACAGCGATGTAACTTGGAAGACAAGTTTCAAATTGCTTTTATATTATGTTCAAATCAGAAGACAGTTTTAGTGCAGGTTTGGATTCACTTTAGAGTTTCGACACGATTAAGTTAAAATCGGTATACAGATGGTCAATTACACCTACAAGTAATCAAGAGAATGATATTTGATTATATCAGAATGTACTAACTTCTAAATATTGTTCTGTTAGGTACAATACTACAAATGTAAGAACTCATAATCATTTCCATTCACAAATATATGTGCTTTTTTTGTTTAATTtacatgttttttttttaaacaataCACTTGTGGTATATATTTAACAGCATGATATAAATATGTACAAGGAAATAAGGAAAAAAAATACAATTGAGCAAAAGAATTAAGTTCATCAAAGCAAATCCTTCACATTTTCACAACAATTTCAAATAATCTATTTCTTTGGTATATTTAATAAGACAAATCCTTCTTGTTCTTCTTCGAAGTTGCAAGATCTTCAATATCCTTTCCATGCTCCAAGAACTTCGGCGAAGACTTCAGAAATGAGATCCCTGTCTGCATTTTGGAGGAACGTATTGAAATCATCCCGAATTTCGAATATTTTACCAAATTTAACAAGATACTGAATGCAGCTCATCTTCAGTTTCGTCAACCGATATAGCGACGCGTTTTGGAGCCTCTCGAGTACATTCTTCGTATCAATATCTTCAAGAAGACTCTCGTGGATGGCCTCTCTCAAATCAGATATGTCGTACTTATCAGCTGCGTGTAGAAGGGCCAGCCTATGAGTCAGAAATTCTTCGTTTTTGATGATCCCGTAAAGATAGTTGAAAAAAGCCTGACATGTTTCGATTGACATGTCTGTGATGTTTATGGTCGACAACTctttctctttaagatcatgcGAGAACATGCTTTGGAAGACAGGTGATCGAGATGCGAGAACAGCTCTATGAACTCCTATACTTCCATCAGAAGCATTGATGGTTATGTCCGTGTGGATTCCTTTTCTTAGCATTTTACCAAGCGACCCTAGCGCTTTTGCATTCGATCTCTCTTGCGTAAATCCTTCACCACCCCATATAGAGCATGGTTCTCCACCCTATAATACATTGATTGAAAAATAACATTTCAAATAAGGTAATTGTGTCTAATGTCTATTACACACATGTACTGACACGTGTAGTTACATTCAACTATTCTCATTTTTACAATGTTGCGATCCTTATGAGTAATTAAAACCTCCCCTACTAGGTGTACTAATCTATTATCACTAATCATTTTGCTTTATCAATGGTGATTATGCACAAAGGAATTAA containing:
- the LOC127084685 gene encoding BTB/POZ domain-containing protein At1g55760, with the translated sequence MSDSLYKVDTTPRLAQWRIENLASCSYRKSDPFKIGNWNWYLSVEKHKVVFVKLFPEISNVTRDNPPIASFIMRVISSALGDRKALTHPEIKDKVIKSNEDFVWSLEVPLSGKFIIDVDFLDLKIASPDGGEPCSIWGGEGFTQERSNAKALGSLGKMLRKGIHTDITINASDGSIGVHRAVLASRSPVFQSMFSHDLKEKELSTINITDMSIETCQAFFNYLYGIIKNEEFLTHRLALLHAADKYDISDLREAIHESLLEDIDTKNVLERLQNASLYRLTKLKMSCIQYLVKFGKIFEIRDDFNTFLQNADRDLISEVFAEVLGAWKGY